A region of the Candidatus Methylomirabilis oxygeniifera genome:
CTTCGATCAGGACCTGCGGAGTCGGAATATCGATCTGCTTGAGAAACGCCTCCATCCGCTCTACAGCCTCTGGGAGGTCCTTCACGATAATCCGGCTCGATCGCTCATCGACGATCACGCTACCATCCTTTGTCTTCAGCGCGCTCAGATGAGTTTTCAGATCAAGCGCCTTCGCATAATTAAACGGCAGCAGTCTGGTGACGAATGGCTCCTTCGGCGGCGTATCGAGATCCTTAGCAAGTGTAACCATTTTCTGACACGCAGATTCCAGATCGTTGACGATCAGGCTGTTGGTCGTCTCGTCCAGGTCAATGTGGCCCCGGCGCGTCTTGAGCCGTTCCAGATGCTTTTGCACCTCTGAAGCTTTCACGTACGCCAAGCGGATGACTCTCGTGCATGGAGGCTCTTGGGCGTAACGCCGCTCCTCTTCTTCAGTTCTCCGCCTCTCGTCCTCAACCTTCTGTCTCGTTTGCTGCACCCTTCGTTTCTCTTCCTCTATCCGCAACTCTTTGAGCGCTGTCTGCTCAATATCTTTTGCCCGCTCTTCCTTGTTCTTTTGGATCTCGTTCTTTGAACCCACATAGATCAGATTACCGTCCTGCTCGTAGCTGAGGCCCTTGGCTCGGAGGATCACATCCAGCGCCTGGCGCCACTCGATATTATTCAAACGTACTGTAACGTCGCGGTCCTTTCGATCCTTCATGCCATGCGCGACAACGATATTCAGACCGCTCACCTCAGAGATGAGGCGCAGCAGATCATCGAGGTCGGCCCCTTTGAAATCCAACGATAACCGCTTGTTGCCGGCGGGCGGCGACGCAGGTGTCGGCAGAGTCGGTTGGTTGGCGGCAGCCGCAGGTAACGGCAACGGCGCCCCTCCTGGTATGTCGGCTGCTTCATGGTAAGGACGTTCGGCCGCTTCCGGGACAGCCGGTTTCTTCGCCGGTGGCGCCCCGGACGCGATCGGACCGCTCCGCTCCACGAGCGAGGCCGGTTGGTCGATGTCGGTTGCCGGCTTTACCACCATCGCGGGTACTGTCGGCTTGACGTCAGGCGTCTCCCTTTTCGCAAGTTCGACGGGACCGACTACAGGTGGTTCGGCAGCGCTCACTACAGGCTTGGCGGTCAGCTCCGGTCGTGCGGGTTCTTGTGCGACCGGCGCTTGCTCAGACACCTCGGGACTGACTAGAATCTGCAAGCCGTTTCCCGTTAACTCTACGCGGTATGGCAGCAGGTGGTTGAGATCGAACTTGAGGCGGACAACCGGGTTGGGAGTTTGCTGGAGTTGCATCGTCTCAACTCGCAAGATAGGGGAATCTGATGGTAGAATGATAGTCTGGCTGATGGCGTCTCGAGCGTGGGGGAGATCGATGATAAGGCTCGGCGGCGTGTGCGCTGCGAACGAGGCATAATCAACCAATGCCCCATCGGCGGTCACAATAATCGACGCGCGGCCCGGTCCTTCTGCTCGGACCTGCACATCGGTAATATCGACGACTCTCGCCACAGAAGAGACCCCCGGCAAGGATGGATCACTCAAGGACTGCTGCGATGTTCTGTTCGTCGATACGCCAGAAGTGGCGCAGGATGTGAAAAATACGAAGAGAACTGCGCCGGCAAGCCGGCGCCTTCTTGAACTTGAGATGTGGTCGGGTCCGGTCACTTTTATCTCGATACGATCGGCGGCAAATGTTTTTCTACGTAACGAGTCAGCAACTTACCCTCCGGACTCTTTGTTTGCACCTCAAACACGACGCTATCATTGGTAATCTTCACGACTTTGGCCGAATCAACTACATCGTTTTCGCGGATGACGTACCCCATACCTGGCGGCAGATCCGACTCCACCAACGCATAGAGGGAGCGGGCTTCCCGAACAATACCCTTTAGCGTGAGATGCACTGTCGGGGGCTTTTCTGCCATCATCATCCGAGATGGTCGAAACGGATCGCGACGCCCTCTCGACTGATACATAGCAGGATCCCGCCTCTCATCCTGAAGCGCGGAAGCAACGGGACCTGCCTGCCTGGGCAGGCTCTGTCCAGGGAGCGGGGGCGTATCTCTGCCGCAGGCTATGGCCACCACAATAATCGAGATGACCACAACGGCAACGGCTGCCTCGCGCAGGAATTTACTTTGTCGCGCTTGCCCCCTCACCACTCTTCGCCCCAGAAGCGCCTGTGTAGCTATAGGTTACCACGCTAAACTCAGCCTGGATGGTGTCTCCAGCCCTCCGCCCTTTTGTTGCCTCACGAACGGTGAGGTCAGCGACGTTGACAATCCGCTCCAACTGGCCAAATCGCTCAAAGAGAAGCCCGACGTCATGGTACGTTCCCGTTACCTTGAGTTGGATGGGAACTTCAGTGTAGAACTCCTTTGCCACAGGGGTCCCTGGCTTGAACAAGGTGACATCCAAATCCGTCTCCTGACCGAGGCCGGCAACTCGTTTCAATAACGCTGGAATCTCTTTTTCAGTCGGAAGCTGCTGGACTGTCCGCTGAAGCTGCGCCTCCAGAAGCTTGATCTCTTGTTCAAGGTGAGGCTTCCGGCCGGCGATCTGCCTGGTCTGTTCCACCTGCGCTCTCAATCGGAGCAATTCGGCTTGGGCTTCGCTCCGTGCGGCCCATTCCGCTCCGAGAACAAATTGCCAGTAGAGAATGACTGCCAGTGTACCGACGACGACACCGAGAGCGACCTTTTGCGTCAGCGGGAGATTAGCCGTGTGAGCCGACAGGTCAAAAGAAGGCAGCATCCCTCCCCCTTCCGTCTACGCTGACAAGATCGCAAGGATCTCGAATCGCTCGACCGGCTTGGTTTCATACAACTCAAGCTCAGAAAAGTTCAGTTCAACACTGCTAATGATCGGCTTGAGTCGCTGAAGCGCCAGCATTAATTCGGCAACAACAACGTGTGAGGAGGCATATCCCCGAATCACCAACCGTCCGGAGACCTTACTGATTCCGGTGAGCCATCCGCCCTCAGGTAATGCCTGGCTGATGCCGTCAAGTAAACGGACCGGACTATCCTGGCCGTCGGCCAAGCGCTGCACAAGCGCAAGGCGATCCTGAAGCTGTTTCTTATCGCGACTATACTGCTCAACCAATTGGACCGTCTGTTGGTTCCTGGTGATCTCGTCGATTGTCGCGACGATATCGGCCCGAAGTTGTGTGACGTCCCGCCTCACAACCAGCCAGTACCCCCACATCCCGCCGACAGCCAGAATCATGGCAGCGATAATCGCCGCCTGAGGGACCTTGACCTGACCTTTTTTTCGACGCTTCTCACGCGGAAGAAGGTTGATCCTGATCATCCGGCTCCATCCTCCGCTTCGCGAAGCGCCAATCCCACGGCTACTGTCATCTG
Encoded here:
- a CDS encoding exported protein of unknown function (Evidence 5 : No homology to any previously reported sequences), which encodes MVRGQARQSKFLREAAVAVVVISIIVVAIACGRDTPPLPGQSLPRQAGPVASALQDERRDPAMYQSRGRRDPFRPSRMMMAEKPPTVHLTLKGIVREARSLYALVESDLPPGMGYVIRENDVVDSAKVVKITNDSVVFEVQTKSPEGKLLTRYVEKHLPPIVSR
- a CDS encoding putative Pili assembly protein (Evidence 3 : Function proposed based on presence of conserved amino acid motif, structural feature or limited homology), with product MIRINLLPREKRRKKGQVKVPQAAIIAAMILAVGGMWGYWLVVRRDVTQLRADIVATIDEITRNQQTVQLVEQYSRDKKQLQDRLALVQRLADGQDSPVRLLDGISQALPEGGWLTGISKVSGRLVIRGYASSHVVVAELMLALQRLKPIISSVELNFSELELYETKPVERFEILAILSA
- a CDS encoding protein of unknown function (Evidence 5 : No homology to any previously reported sequences), whose amino-acid sequence is MLPSFDLSAHTANLPLTQKVALGVVVGTLAVILYWQFVLGAEWAARSEAQAELLRLRAQVEQTRQIAGRKPHLEQEIKLLEAQLQRTVQQLPTEKEIPALLKRVAGLGQETDLDVTLFKPGTPVAKEFYTEVPIQLKVTGTYHDVGLLFERFGQLERIVNVADLTVREATKGRRAGDTIQAEFSVVTYSYTGASGAKSGEGASATK
- a CDS encoding protein of unknown function (Evidence 5 : No homology to any previously reported sequences), encoding MARVVDITDVQVRAEGPGRASIIVTADGALVDYASFAAHTPPSLIIDLPHARDAISQTIILPSDSPILRVETMQLQQTPNPVVRLKFDLNHLLPYRVELTGNGLQILVSPEVSEQAPVAQEPARPELTAKPVVSAAEPPVVGPVELAKRETPDVKPTVPAMVVKPATDIDQPASLVERSGPIASGAPPAKKPAVPEAAERPYHEAADIPGGAPLPLPAAAANQPTLPTPASPPAGNKRLSLDFKGADLDDLLRLISEVSGLNIVVAHGMKDRKDRDVTVRLNNIEWRQALDVILRAKGLSYEQDGNLIYVGSKNEIQKNKEERAKDIEQTALKELRIEEEKRRVQQTRQKVEDERRRTEEEERRYAQEPPCTRVIRLAYVKASEVQKHLERLKTRRGHIDLDETTNSLIVNDLESACQKMVTLAKDLDTPPKEPFVTRLLPFNYAKALDLKTHLSALKTKDGSVIVDERSSRIIVKDLPEAVERMEAFLKQIDIPTPQVLIEARIVEATRKFSQSLGIQWGGTGIPTKSGSGTGATVFGGTTNSLQFPTNSGLPTTTGGGIPFGSVPLALNLPATSPHLAIGMTIGSLANRFLVGAQLSVAENQGKIRTLSSPRVATQDNEEAEIKQGTQVPYTTIDASGRTVVQFQDAFIKLKVKPHITPDGRVAMKVEAERSFPGQQVNFSGGFVFPINTRKATTNIMVQNGSTVVIGGLLQSSETIISDQVPVLGDIPILGWLFKRRAIGPDERVELLIFLTPSVLQESRL